The Dietzia sp. ANT_WB102 region CACTACGTGTAACCCGCCGAGCGCCACGACCTCGTCGCGCCGGATCTCGTCCGACCCTCCGAGCCGGATGTCCGTCCCGCGGCCGGCCATCTGAGTGGAGACGGTGACGTGCCCGACGTCGCCCGCCTCGGCGATGATGGCAGCCTCCTCCTCGTCGTTCTTGGCGTTGAGGACCGAGCACTCGACCCCCTTCTCGGCGAGCCTGGCAGCCAGTTCCTCGGACTCAGCCACGTCGTGGGTGCCCACCAGGACCGGCTGGCCGGTGGCGTGGACGGCCGCGATGTGTTCAACCAACGCGCGGGTCTTGCTGTCCGTGTCGATGTAGGTACGGTCGGCCTCGTCCAACCGGATGTTCGGTGCGTTGGAGTCGATCTGAGACACGCCCAGGGAGTAGAACTCTCGCAACTGTGCGCCGGCCGCCAGCGCCGTACCGGTCATCCCGCACACCTTGTCGTAACGCCCGATGAACGCCTGGACCGTCAGACTGTCCAGAATCTGGCCTGCCTCGGACACCGGGACGCTCTCCTTGGCCTCTACCGCAGCCTGGAGCCCGTCCGGCCAACGCTGGAGCTCGGCAACCCGACCCCGTGAGGCGTTCACGAGCTGTACCCGTCCGTCGCGGACGATGTAGTCCACGTCCCTACGCAGGAGGAAGCACGCGTGGAGCGCGACGTTGACCTGGACCAGGGTCGTGCCGACATGCTCTGTGTCGTAGAGATCGGCGATGCCGAGTTCGGTCTCGATCGCCTCGGCACCGTCATCGGTGAGAAAGATATTGCGGCGCTCAGAATCGGTCTCGTAGTGCCGTCCGGGGCGCAGCTTGCGTACCGCGGCCAGCACTTCGCCTGTCGGAGCCTCCCCGGAGGTCGAGCCTGCAAGGACCAGCGGAACTAGCGCCTCGTCCACCAGCACCGAGTCGGCCTCATCCACCAGGGCGACGTCGGTCGTCGGCGAGATGAGGTCGACCGGGTTCGTCACCAGTTGCTCGCGGAGGACGTCGAATCCAATCTCCGACACCGAACCGTAGGCGACGTCGCAGGCATAGGCGGTACGTCGTTCCTCGCGAGTCGAAGACTCCGTCACGTGGCCGACCGACAACCCCAGCAGCTCGAACATAGGCCCCATCCAATGGGCGTCCCGGGCTGCGAGGTAGTCGTTGACGGAGATGACGTGGACGGTGTGCCCCTGGAGGGCGTAGCCAGCCGCCGCCACCGCCCCCGAGAGGGTCTTGCCCTCGCCGGTCGCCATCTCCACGACATCGCCGGCGAACATCCGCAGCGCACCCTGGAGCTGGACATCGAACGGCCTGAGGCCGACCGTCCGGGTGGCGGCTTCCCTGGCCAGTGCGAGGAACCGGGCGAGGTCTTCAGGCGAATCGCCGAGGAGCTGCAGGCCATGCGCGGTGTCCGCGAACTCCTCGTCGCGCAGTCCCGACGCCCACTCGTCGAAGCCGTGCGAGGCCTCGACGGCGCTCTGCGCGCGCGAGGTGTCGCGTCCCTGGGTGGAGCCCATGAGCTTCCAGAAGCGGTTGGCCAGTCCCACGCGTGGAGTCCTTCCGGTCACGAACAGTTACCCCCACCGTACGCAGGCGGGACTCGGTCGGGCATGTGCCCCGCCGGTCGCGCCGTCTAGCGCTCCGGGTCGATCTGGCCTCGCA contains the following coding sequences:
- the secA2 gene encoding accessory Sec system translocase SecA2, whose protein sequence is MGSTQGRDTSRAQSAVEASHGFDEWASGLRDEEFADTAHGLQLLGDSPEDLARFLALAREAATRTVGLRPFDVQLQGALRMFAGDVVEMATGEGKTLSGAVAAAGYALQGHTVHVISVNDYLAARDAHWMGPMFELLGLSVGHVTESSTREERRTAYACDVAYGSVSEIGFDVLREQLVTNPVDLISPTTDVALVDEADSVLVDEALVPLVLAGSTSGEAPTGEVLAAVRKLRPGRHYETDSERRNIFLTDDGAEAIETELGIADLYDTEHVGTTLVQVNVALHACFLLRRDVDYIVRDGRVQLVNASRGRVAELQRWPDGLQAAVEAKESVPVSEAGQILDSLTVQAFIGRYDKVCGMTGTALAAGAQLREFYSLGVSQIDSNAPNIRLDEADRTYIDTDSKTRALVEHIAAVHATGQPVLVGTHDVAESEELAARLAEKGVECSVLNAKNDEEEAAIIAEAGDVGHVTVSTQMAGRGTDIRLGGSDEIRRDEVVALGGLHVVGTGRHRTERLDNQLRGRAGRQGDPGSSVFFAAMDDPVVTSALEPEKIPASHDKITGLLKGNRGRDAVDHAQRVNEGQMLEIHANTWRYSRLLAEQRDILAERRSALLCTDKAFDELTAHDAERSAHLVREHGRDAVVQGCREIMLWHLDRGWARHLETMNDVRESIHLRALGRENPLDEFHRIAIDHFRDLAADAVLESEATFAEIEFTDSGVDLEANSMARPTSTWTYMVHDNPMAAGGSVFSGMMSTFR